The Saprospiraceae bacterium genome includes the window AAACAATAACTTCGACTTTCTGGCTGCCTCTTTTGTGACCATGCTTCGCCAAAAATACTCGCCGTAGCTTCGGCTACGTCTGCGTTTTTTGGCTCGCCTGGCCACAAAATAGCCGACCCATAATTGTCGAACTTATTATTCGAACGTTCCTAAATTCAAACAGCTTCACAGGAGTGGGCATTTTCTCTATGTACCCTCCGCTCCTCTGTGCAGCTTACACCTTAAGGGTTGCAGAGGTTCACGGAGGAGCAGAGATCACAGAGGGTACGCTCGGCCCTGTTTTGTTGTAACACTTTGGTACTATTTGTTCCATTTGGGATCGCTGGTGTCAATTTATGCCCAGTCCTTAATATGCTTTAACCAAAAATCCGTTCTATTTTATCGGCCAGAGCCCTGGCGTGTCCTGGCTCCGATTCAAAAGACCAACCTGCGATATGGGGACTTAAAACGACATTACCTGCCGTCTTAAGGTGCTGAAAAGGAGCAGGTAAGTTATGGAGATCCAAATGAGAAAATGACATTTCTTCGTATTCCAAGACATCCAGTGCGGCCCCTAGGACCTTTCCCGATTGCAAAGCATCTACCAAATCTGCCGTATGCAAAACCAATCCCCTGGCCGTGTTGACTAAAAAGATAGGTTTGCGGAAAGCGTCAAGAAAAGCGGCATTCACAAAATGGCGGTTCTCTGGCAAAAATGGAATATGCAAACTGATGATATCTGCCTCTTGTTGTAACTTGGCCAAATCGACCGCTTCGGCATATTGATCGCCATAATCGCTTTTGAATTTGTCATAGGCGAGTACCTTGACTTCAAAACCTTGCAGCCGTTGGGCAAAAGCAGTTCCCATATTCCCATATCCAATGATGCCAACTGTTTTGCCTTTTAGCTCCACGCCTCGGTTGCCTTCCCTGATCCATTGCCCATTGCGAACCTGGTGGTCTGCCCTCGCCAGGTTGTTCAGAAGGCTTAATAAGAGGCCAATCGTATGCTCGCCGACAGTATCCCGGCTGCCTTCAGGCGATGGCAAAACCTGGATGCCCTGCGCCTCGGCATAGGCCAGGTCAATATGCTCCAGTCCTACCCCCGATCGAGCAATAAATCGTAGGTTCTTTGCATGCGATAGAAAATCCTCGTCCAGCTTGATCCGGCTTCGTATCACCAAACCGAAACAATCTGCTACCTGACCTAGTAGGGAAACCCGGTCCATTTCGGAATAATCCAGGCACTCGTATCCACGTTTTTGTAGACGTTCCCATAAAACAGGTGCCGTTTGATCGATAAATATTATTTTTCTATGGGTCACTTTTAACTGTTTTGGTGCATACAAAGAAAGTTAAAAATTCTTTAGCCGCAAGCAATAAAAAATGGCCGATGGAGGTTTATTCCATTAGAAGATTAATTTGGTAGACTGATTCCTTCTTCTTTCACTATTCCTCAGCGCATATATTCTCAACATTTTCCAAGCACAAGCACAAGAACTGTTTTTTTATTGATTCCCTATGTAACAAATCATGTCATCATGAACAGCCTAAAATCCATTAACCTAATTGTTGGGTGTTGCTTAACTATTGTTTCTTTTTCCCAAAACAGTTTTGTGCAAATCATGGACCAGGTGGAAACCTGGCCAAACAGTTGTGTGGCAGATACCCCAGATCAAGGTTTTGTTATGGCCAATGAACTGGAAAAACCCTTTTCAGAGGGTGGAAAGCATGGGTTCTTTGTGGTAAAATACGATTCTTGTGCCCAAGTAGAATGGTCGAGGTTGTATGAGAGCGATAATTTTGGCCTTTTCCTGGAAGACCTTACCGTGAGCCCCGCTGGTGATATCCTCGCTACTGGTTCCACCGGGTTGCAAGATGTATTTTTGCTAAAAATAGACCTGGCTGGTGAAATTCACTGGTTACATGCCTATGACGCTTCCAATTATGATCGATCTTATGCTATTGATGTATTCGAGGATCAGATTATGTTATTTGGCAACTACTTGGACAATGTAGAAAGTAGAAATTATGTCCTAGTAACGGATATGGATGGCAATATCCGATGGTCAAAAAGGTATGCCTTGCAGGAAGGGGAGGGGAGTGCCGTTTTTGGAATGGAAGGTTCTATACTTTGCCGTAATGGGCACACCTTGTATGAAGTAGATGCCAATGGCAACCCCCTCTGGGCTAAACAATACTCCGATGCCGAATTAACGTCTCACCCTATTGCCATGGAAAACGGTTTTGCCATAACTTTTACCGCTTCGGAGGCAGGACAGCAATTTGTAGCCAAAATTGGGCAGGCAGGGGGGATGGAGTGGCAGTCAGAAGCCTTGCCAGCAGCCTACGAGCAATCGGATCTGGCCCTTAGCCCGAAAGGAGAACTCGTGTATGTGAATTCACTGGCGTCTACAGCGGGGGAAGTGACGATGTCCTTACCCATGATAACCCTTTTATCTGATAAAGGCTCAGTAAAGGCGCAATACCTGTTCGAATTAGGAGACTTTGGCCGATTTATTGACCCTGCATGTACCGTGAATGCTGAAAATGGAATTACCCTCAAAGGGAAATACGAAAATGAGTTTTCTTATGATTATGTGCTGCGAATCACACCCGATACCGCATTGAATTGTGTTGGCCTCCCCTTCGCGGAGACCTACGCCCAGGCACCACCTGTAAAGCAGTCTCCATTTAATGTCACAGCTGCAACCATGACTTTTCAACGGATTGACACCTTTCATATAGCTTATCAGGATATTGACCTTAATTCCTGGGCCTTTTGTGGCAACACAAGGGGGGAAGAATTTTTGGCAATAGACTCCCTTGTCGCCTGTGCCGATACCTTCCTTTTTACGTCACCCTATGAAGAAGCTTCCTATGTCTGGAAAGATGGCTCAACAGCAGCGGTTCGAATGCTAAAGGCTCCCGGAAAGTATCAGGTAGACGTGATTACTTGTAATAAAACCTATCACTACGACATTAAACTGGACCTTGGCAAATGCCCCTGTCCGCTTTTCGTCCCCAATGCCTTTTCGCCCAATGGCGACGGCATGAACGATCAACTCGAATTATACGCGAGTTGTCTCTTTAGAGATTTTGATTTGAAAATCTTTAATCGCTGGGGCGAATTGTTGTACCAGGCAAACGGGCCGGAAGTCTACTGGGATGGTACGTCAAAAGGTAAGCGCTTGCCAAGTGGCGTATATGTTTATGCCATTGATTACTCTTGGGAAATTTATCCGGGGCATTTAAGGCAGGAAATCGCCACCGGAACGGTGGCTTTGGTGCGGTGATTCCCATTCTTTTTTAGAGGACGTAGAGGTATTGGGTTCAATGGCAATGCCTGCCGGAAACAACGATAAAAATATGGCATACCTAACGGCATGCTACGGGCTTTTTTACGCCTTTTTCTACCGATGGTCAATCCCTAAAGGGATTTTTTACGCCTTGCTCCGCTCGTGCACTTGCCACAACTCAAGCCAACCCTCCAATACCTCCACGTCCCCAAAAAAAACGCTAGCCACAGTAGAATCAAAATTAAAATGGCAATCAAAATTTCAATGCCTCCTGTCTGTGTCGCTGTGGCTTGCCCCAACTTACAACTTCCCCCCGCCATACCTCCGCAAATAACCTCCATTACCAGCTCGTGAACTTGTCACTTCTTTGACTGCCAATAGCTCCCGCTATATCGCAACAGCTTCAATGGCAAATTCAAATTCAATGACAATGGCAATGACAATGGCAAATTCAATGGCAATGGCAAATTCAAATTCAAATTCAATGGCAATGGCAAATTCAAATTCAAATTCAATGGCAATGCCTGCCGGAAACAACGATAAAAATATGGCATACCTAACGGCATGCTACGGGCTTTTTTACGCCTTTTTCTACCGATGGTCAATCCCTAAAGGGATTTTTTACGCCTTGCTCCGCTCGTGCACTTGCCACAACTCAAGCCAACCCTCCAATACCTCTACGTCCAAACCACTCAACAGGATAACTACTGTTTCTCCTTAGTCCACGTTAGGCTGAGGAGTCATCCGCAAGTAAGGGCGAATTTCTTGATGTCCTTTGGGAAATTTACTAGGAATTTCCTCATTCGATACAGAGGGCAAGATCACCACATCACCTCCATCAATCCAATCCGCAGGCGTAGCGACACTATGATAAGCAGTTAACTGTAAAGAATCAATCACGCGCAGAATTTCCTGAAAATTACGTCCGGTAGATGGCGGATAAGTCAGGGTCAATTTCACCTTTTTGTCGGGGCCAATCACAAAAACGGTTCTTACTGTCGTTTTTTCTGTCACATTAGGATGAATCATGTCATATAATTCGGCTACTTCCCGATTTTCATCTGCGATGATAGGGAAGTTCATCGTTACATGTTGGGTATCTTCAATATCCTTAACCCACTCCTGGTGAGAGTCGAGCGGGTCGACACTTATCGCAATTACTTTTACATTTCTTTTGGTAAAAGCGTCCATTAAAGCAGCAGTACGTCCCAATTCGGTGGTACATACGGGAGTGAAGTCGGCTGGATGTGAGAAAAACAATCCCCAACCGTTTCCCAGGTATTCATGAAAGTCAATTTCGCCTTCGGTGGTTTTTGCTTTAAAATTTGGAGCAATATCTCCTAGTCTGATGGCCATGTTAAAGAATTTATGGGTTTAAAAATATGCATTCATACCCCACAGGTACGGAAGATTTGACAAACGCTAAAATTCCTCTGTCCCTGGAAGCGCCACTGGATTAGTGACTAAACTGTCATTAACTGTATTCTTTTTATTATTGATAACTACACTTTCGGTAAGAAAAGGTTTTACCAAACCGCCAATTGATTCAAATTCTACCAAAAAGCCATCATGGCCATAGGAGCTGGTGATGACCTCTAGGCTAGCATTCGGAATGTGTTTGGCCAATAAAATTTGCTCTTCAATTGGAAACAAAATATCTGTGGTAATACCGATAATCAGTGCCTGTGCCTTTATTTTTTTTAGGGCATTTTCTATTCCCCCTCTATGTCTGCCAACATTGTGGGAATCCATGGATCTACTCAAAGAAATATAAGAAAATACATTGAAGCGCTGATACAATTTTAAACCTTGATATTGTTGATAAGAACTAGCTCTGAAAGACTGTATTTTATCATCATGTTCTTCTGCCTGGGTTTGACTATAAGTCTTGTAATGCCGGTAAGATAACATAGCTATAGCCCTGGCTGCTTCTAAACCTTTTTGTCCACTTTTGGGGTCTTTTCTGTCAAGGCTCGGATCGGCAAAGATGGCCATGCGTTGCGCTTCGTTAAAGGCGATGCCCCAGGGCGAATGTTTGGCATTGGAGGCGAGGATGCAGATTTTTTCAAACAAATCAGGGTCAGTGATAGCCCATTCGAGTGCTTGTTGCCCACCCATGGAGCCTCCTGTTAAGAGTTTTATTTTCTGGATACCCAATTCCTTTTGCAATAACTGGTGAGCTTTCACCATATCTTTTATGGTAATCAAGGGGAATTGATCACCATATAATTCGCCAGTTTGCGGGTTGATAAAGGCCGGCCCGCTGCTGCCATAACAAGAACCCAGCATATTAGCGCAAACAATGAAGTAATGATCTGGATCATAAGGCTTTCCTTTGCCAACAAGTCCTTCCCACCAGTCTGCGGCGTCAGCATTAGCCGTGAGTGCATGACAAATCCAAATGACATTATCCTTTTCAGGGTTTAATTGTCCATAGGTAAAATAAGCAATGGTTAATTCAGGCAATATTTCACCACTTTCTAGCACAAAAGGCGTCCTATACTGGAGTAATTTCTCTTTCATAAAACAATACTGTGAGAAAAGCTATAGAAGGACGTAGCGTTGCCAATTGATGGACTGATAACGCCACGTCCATTCCTTTAATAACGATTAGTTTAGTACAGGATTCGCCACTTCAATTTGCGCAAAAGCCTGTTCGAAATCAGCTTTGATATCATCGATGTGTTCGATCCCTACAGACACCCGAAGTTGAGATGGCAACACCCCTGCCGCCAATTGCTCCTGGTCGCTCAACTGCTGATGGGTGGTCGCGGATGGCTGAATGATCAAGGTCTTGGCATCTCCAACATTGGCCAAATGACTCACTAATTTCAGACTATCCACCAATTTGGTTGCATTTTCTTTCGGGCCGCGGACGGTAAAGGATAACACGCCACCAAAACCGTTCTTGAGGTATTTTTTAGCGTTGGCATGTTGGGGATGATCTTCCAATCCCGCATAGGTAACCGAATCCACTTTAGGATGGCTTTTTAGCCATTTAGCCAATGCCAGCGCATTGTCCACCGTGCGTTGTACCCTAAGGGAAAGCGTTTCAATACCCTGAAGTAACAAAAACGCATTAAAGGGTGAAATGGCCGGACCAAAATCGCGGAGGCCTTCTACCCTGGCCCGAATGGCAAAGGCAATGTTTCCGAAGGGGCCATTGCTGCCAAAAATATCCCAGAATACCATCCCGTGGTAACCTTCTGATGGTTCGGTAAATTGTGGGAATTTCCCATTGCCCCAGTTGAATTTGCCACTATCGACAATCACCCCACCGATGGAGGTGCCATGCCCGCCAATCCATTTGGTCGCTGACTGTACCACCACACTGGCGCCCCATTCGATCGGCCGGCAAAGAAAACCGCCTGCACCAAAGGTGTTGTCTACAATGACCGGAATATCGTGTTTGTTGGCAACCGCTACAATACCCTCAAAATCAGGGACAGAGAAGCTGGGATTTCCGATGGTCTCAAAATAAAGTGCTTTGGTATTTTCATCAATTAAATCTTCGTAAGCTGAAGGTTCTTCCCCTTTGGTAAACCTTACCTCAATCCCCAATCGCTTGAAAGCCACTTTAAACTGGTTATAAGTACCACCATACAAATTGGAGGATGAAACAAAGTTATCGCCTGCTTGCAGGATATTATTCAGGGCCAAAAACTGAGCCGCCTGGCCTGAACTGGTAGCCAAAGCAGCAACGCCACCTTCCAGGGCAGCTATTCTTTTTTCAAAGGTATCAGTGGTCGGATTCATGATCCGGGTATAGATATTGCCAAATTCCCTTAAAGCAAAAAGGTTGGCACCATGTTCGGAATCCTTGAAGGTATAAGAGGTGGTTTGATAAATAGGCACTGCTCTGGATCGGGTGGTTCCTTCTACCTCCTCCTGGCCTGCATGTAATTGTAGGGTTTCAAATTTTAAATTAGACATTGTTTCAAGTTTTATTAAGTCATGTAATGATATAAGTCTATTAGGATAAATGGCCGCACCTCAACCTGTTCGTCTTAAGTTTAAGCCAGTACGTGTATAAATGCCTGAGCTTTCTTAATCCGACGGTTAAGCCAAATTATCAACAACAACAACAGCTTCCAAGCAAAACCCTGGAAGGCCTGTGGCAACATATATGATTAGGAAAAAATGGTGAAAAAGGTAACCGTTTCATTTAATAGATTTTATAGGCCCAATATTCACTCTAATATAGAGGAATAATTGGCGGGATTTGGCACCTTAGTCCTCAGCGGTAGGTTGCCAGGGTTTCGAAGAGCCCGTTCTCTCCACCCGTTCTTTATAAAATCATTCTTATCAAAGAAGTGATTTGTAAGTGTAAAAGTATTAGCAATTCCATTAAAAATCAAATTTTTCGCTATGACAATGACTAAAATTTTGTTAAAAACATAAAAAGCGTCAATTTCGCGCCCACTTAGTGCTTGAAAAAAAAAATAGATAGAAGATGAAAATGGAATTAAGACGATTGGATACGGCCTATCACATGCAGGCCACAAATGAAGAGGGGCAAACAGTGGAAACAGATGGTTCCCCTTCCATTGGAGGAAGCAATAAAGGCATGCGCCCCATGCAGTTAATGTTAGTCGGATTAGGAAGTTGCAGTTCGATTGATATTATCCACCTGCTGACCAAACAGCGCCAGCCACTGGAGGATATTCAAATTAGCATTGATAGCCAGCGAGCGGAAGGGGAGATACCTTCTTTATTTACTGCCATTCAGATACATTATCGTTTGTACGGTGATTTGGACGAGAAAAAAGTAGAACGTGCCGTGACCCTTTCTATGGAAAAATTGTGTTCAGTAGCCAAAATCCTGGAGAAGACGGCCAAGATAACCTGGAGCTGGGAGATAATAGCATAGACCTGAGTACTGCTTTCTGCAACTATTTTTAAAGTCGATTAACAGACAAAAGATAAACATGGCTGAAAAAACCAGACATTTCGAAACCAATGCCATTCGTCTTCAGCGAGAGCGAAGCCAATATAGAGAGCACAGTGTGCCGGTCTATATGACTTCAAGTTTTACCTTCTCGAGTGCTGAGGAGATGCGCGACACCTTTGCTGGAGAAGCTGAAGGTATCATCTATTCGCGCTACAGCAATCCTAATACGGACGAGTTTATCCAAAAGGTTTGTGCCATGGAAGGGGCGGAGGCTGGTTTTGCTACCGCTTCGGGGATGGCTGCCGTTTTCGCAAGTTTGGCTGCTTTTTTGAAAATGGGCGACCATGTGTTGGCCTCCAGGGCGCTTTTTGGCTCAACCCATCAGGTACTAACCCAAATTTTGCCTAAATGGGGCATTACGGCTACCTATGTTGACCCTTTAGATGTTGATAGCTGGCCAAGGCATATCCAGGAAAATACCCGGATGTTGGTCTTGGAAACGCCCTCTAACCCAGGTTTGACTTTGGTAGACCTTGAGAAAGCTGGAAAAATAGCGAAAGATCATCAGCTGTTGTTAAATGTTGATAATTGTTTTGCCACTCCTTTTTTGCAACGCCCCATCGACTATGGCGCTGACCTGGTTGTTCATTCCGGCACCAAATGGATGGATGGCCAAGGGCGTACCCTGGGTGGAGTCATCGTTGGCAAGCAGGAGCTGATCGATGTGGTGCAGGGGTTTTGCCGCCACACAGGACCCGCTATGTCGCCCTTTAATGCCTGGATACTCTCCAAAAGCTTGGAAACCCTCAGTGTCAGAATGGAGCGACACTGTCAGAATGCCCTGGCTCTGGCCCAAATGTTGGAAGAGCATCCTAAGGTTAATGCCGTTCGTTACCCTTTTTTGACCTCTCACCCCCAAGTAGCCCTTGCCAGGCGCCAAATGAAGCTTGGTGGCGGACTGGTTTCCTTTGAGATAAAAGGAGGTGTGGAGCAAAGTATGCAATTCCTGAATAAAATAAAACGCTGCTCCTTGTCCTCCAACCTGGGAGATACGCGTACCATTGTGACGCATCCTACCACGACAACACATTCAAAATTGTCGGAGGAGGAACGCCTCGCTGTTGGAATTACACCTGGCTTGATCCGGGTTTCGGTGGGCTTGGAGCATATTGCCGACATCAAGGAGGATATCTGGCAAGCACTAGAAGGATAATTAATTTCCTTTTGGGCAATAAGCAATGTATCCAATTCGTATTGATTAGGAGAAAACGTGTGTTAAACTAATTAATCGCCTCATGAAACATTTGGTGTTCCTATTATTCTGCCTGCTAAGTACATCCTTAGGGGCGCAATTTACCTATTCAGGGGTGCTCCATCAAACAGAAGCGGAACTCTTATATTCTGACCAACAAAGTTGGGATTCCCTGCTCATTACGGAAGCAAAAATGTCGGAAAAAGGCTTTCGGCTTATGGATTTAGAAACGGCTAAAACAGAGGGTGACCGCTTCTTTTGGGGGATATGGATTAAGAGTAACCTTGGACAAGTGATGAAAAAGCTGGATAGTTGGCCTGCCTTTATTGAAGAAAAAAGGGCTAAAGTAGAGGAAGGTTATGTGATGAGCGAAGTGGAGGCTTATGCCTTGACAGAAGAAGAGCACCAGTTCATTGGGGTTTGGTACAAAGGCAGCGTACAACATAAGGTTTGGAATTTAGATTCCAAGGAGGGGATCTTGAAGAAAACGAGCGAAATGGCTGACCAACATTTTTACCTAGTTGACCTTGATGTCTATCAAACACCTTCAAATACGGTAAAATACATTGCACTCTACCATGAGGGTGCCGTCAGCCAGAAAGCCTACCTCTCCATTGAAAGTGATTTAAAAGCTTTCAATACAGACCTATTGCAGCGGACAAAAAGCGGCTACCGAATCATTGATTTTGAGAAGTATACTGAAAATGAGGTGACCTATTATTTAGGGGTCTACCGCAAAGGAGATTATCCGGCCGTTTTGTTGAGGGACCTCGACCAGGATAGTTTCTTTGGACACCTCGATATGTCTGAACAAAACAAATTAAAGCTGGTGGATTTGGATATTGATACCAATGACATAACCGATAAAGCAACGGCTAAAGGCGATAAAGGTAAGGAATGAGTTCCCGAAGGTAGTTCTCAACGCAGGAAATTTTGAAGAATATCTTTGAGCCAGCGTTCATGTGAAATTGGGTGTAGATTTTCAATTCTAGCATGCAGTAAAGCTATCTTAGCATCCAAGTCGCTTATCGTTTTTTTGTCTAACTGCTTATGAAGGCGAATAATTTGTTTGAGCACGCTGATACAATTCAATAATGATTGCCGTTCTAAGGTAGCCAATTCAGGCGATCGCATCCAGCGCAAACGCCAGTTGTCAAGTTCTTCTTCTAATTGAAGGAATTGTTGGGTTTGGTAAAGGAGTTGAAAATGCAAAAGCGCAGCTTTGGTGGCTAGCTCTGAAAGGTTAAAGTGGTGCTTGGTCAATAAGTCTGCGGCTTGTTCCAATTTTCCTTCTGCCTGATCGATCCTGGCACTTTGATAGATTAATAAATCCATGCGGTCATTTTCTGGCAATAAACCATGGTAGTCGGCAATAAATTGACGAACCCAGGAGTGCTTATTCAACTGTAGACCCAAGGTGACCAGGTCTTGAAATTGCTGTGGCGGAAGCTGTTGGTCAACGATCAATAAGTCTTTTTCTAATTTTACTTTTTGTACTAAAAACAATTGATCTACAAACTCCCGGAATCCGGCCCGAAGTTGCAACCAGCAATACGCCTCGGCGTGTTTATAAAACCATTGTAACTCCTTTAGTGGAAATATGGCGAGGTGTTGCTCCAGCTTATCTATAAAATCATAATAATAAGCAGGTTCGTCCGGTTCGCTCCAGGCTTTGCAAAGCAACCAGTAGATAGATACTGCCGGAATTTTGGTATATGGATTATCCTCTTTTCCTAAAAGTGCCTCTAAATAACGGCTAAGGGCATTTCCTTCCGTGTTATTATCTTGGCTAAAACTATCGCAAATTACGCTCAATCGCTTGATTAGGAATAAAATGTCTAGATGTTGTAATTGGGTTGTTAATATGCCGTTTTCATCCTTCTCTGATTTTAGCGCCGCCGCTTCTTCTGCCAAATGAAAAGCCTGATTAAAGTAGTCGCTACTTCTTGTATTATTT containing:
- a CDS encoding O-acetylhomoserine aminocarboxypropyltransferase/cysteine synthase; this translates as MSNLKFETLQLHAGQEEVEGTTRSRAVPIYQTTSYTFKDSEHGANLFALREFGNIYTRIMNPTTDTFEKRIAALEGGVAALATSSGQAAQFLALNNILQAGDNFVSSSNLYGGTYNQFKVAFKRLGIEVRFTKGEEPSAYEDLIDENTKALYFETIGNPSFSVPDFEGIVAVANKHDIPVIVDNTFGAGGFLCRPIEWGASVVVQSATKWIGGHGTSIGGVIVDSGKFNWGNGKFPQFTEPSEGYHGMVFWDIFGSNGPFGNIAFAIRARVEGLRDFGPAISPFNAFLLLQGIETLSLRVQRTVDNALALAKWLKSHPKVDSVTYAGLEDHPQHANAKKYLKNGFGGVLSFTVRGPKENATKLVDSLKLVSHLANVGDAKTLIIQPSATTHQQLSDQEQLAAGVLPSQLRVSVGIEHIDDIKADFEQAFAQIEVANPVLN
- the metX gene encoding homoserine O-acetyltransferase encodes the protein MKEKLLQYRTPFVLESGEILPELTIAYFTYGQLNPEKDNVIWICHALTANADAADWWEGLVGKGKPYDPDHYFIVCANMLGSCYGSSGPAFINPQTGELYGDQFPLITIKDMVKAHQLLQKELGIQKIKLLTGGSMGGQQALEWAITDPDLFEKICILASNAKHSPWGIAFNEAQRMAIFADPSLDRKDPKSGQKGLEAARAIAMLSYRHYKTYSQTQAEEHDDKIQSFRASSYQQYQGLKLYQRFNVFSYISLSRSMDSHNVGRHRGGIENALKKIKAQALIIGITTDILFPIEEQILLAKHIPNASLEVITSSYGHDGFLVEFESIGGLVKPFLTESVVINNKKNTVNDSLVTNPVALPGTEEF
- a CDS encoding NAD(P)-dependent oxidoreductase, whose translation is MTHRKIIFIDQTAPVLWERLQKRGYECLDYSEMDRVSLLGQVADCFGLVIRSRIKLDEDFLSHAKNLRFIARSGVGLEHIDLAYAEAQGIQVLPSPEGSRDTVGEHTIGLLLSLLNNLARADHQVRNGQWIREGNRGVELKGKTVGIIGYGNMGTAFAQRLQGFEVKVLAYDKFKSDYGDQYAEAVDLAKLQQEADIISLHIPFLPENRHFVNAAFLDAFRKPIFLVNTARGLVLHTADLVDALQSGKVLGAALDVLEYEEMSFSHLDLHNLPAPFQHLKTAGNVVLSPHIAGWSFESEPGHARALADKIERIFG
- a CDS encoding OsmC family protein — protein: MKMELRRLDTAYHMQATNEEGQTVETDGSPSIGGSNKGMRPMQLMLVGLGSCSSIDIIHLLTKQRQPLEDIQISIDSQRAEGEIPSLFTAIQIHYRLYGDLDEKKVERAVTLSMEKLCSVAKILEKTAKITWSWEIIA
- a CDS encoding aminotransferase class I/II-fold pyridoxal phosphate-dependent enzyme — its product is MAEKTRHFETNAIRLQRERSQYREHSVPVYMTSSFTFSSAEEMRDTFAGEAEGIIYSRYSNPNTDEFIQKVCAMEGAEAGFATASGMAAVFASLAAFLKMGDHVLASRALFGSTHQVLTQILPKWGITATYVDPLDVDSWPRHIQENTRMLVLETPSNPGLTLVDLEKAGKIAKDHQLLLNVDNCFATPFLQRPIDYGADLVVHSGTKWMDGQGRTLGGVIVGKQELIDVVQGFCRHTGPAMSPFNAWILSKSLETLSVRMERHCQNALALAQMLEEHPKVNAVRYPFLTSHPQVALARRQMKLGGGLVSFEIKGGVEQSMQFLNKIKRCSLSSNLGDTRTIVTHPTTTTHSKLSEEERLAVGITPGLIRVSVGLEHIADIKEDIWQALEG
- a CDS encoding gliding motility-associated C-terminal domain-containing protein; protein product: MNSLKSINLIVGCCLTIVSFSQNSFVQIMDQVETWPNSCVADTPDQGFVMANELEKPFSEGGKHGFFVVKYDSCAQVEWSRLYESDNFGLFLEDLTVSPAGDILATGSTGLQDVFLLKIDLAGEIHWLHAYDASNYDRSYAIDVFEDQIMLFGNYLDNVESRNYVLVTDMDGNIRWSKRYALQEGEGSAVFGMEGSILCRNGHTLYEVDANGNPLWAKQYSDAELTSHPIAMENGFAITFTASEAGQQFVAKIGQAGGMEWQSEALPAAYEQSDLALSPKGELVYVNSLASTAGEVTMSLPMITLLSDKGSVKAQYLFELGDFGRFIDPACTVNAENGITLKGKYENEFSYDYVLRITPDTALNCVGLPFAETYAQAPPVKQSPFNVTAATMTFQRIDTFHIAYQDIDLNSWAFCGNTRGEEFLAIDSLVACADTFLFTSPYEEASYVWKDGSTAAVRMLKAPGKYQVDVITCNKTYHYDIKLDLGKCPCPLFVPNAFSPNGDGMNDQLELYASCLFRDFDLKIFNRWGELLYQANGPEVYWDGTSKGKRLPSGVYVYAIDYSWEIYPGHLRQEIATGTVALVR
- a CDS encoding peroxiredoxin, with the translated sequence MAIRLGDIAPNFKAKTTEGEIDFHEYLGNGWGLFFSHPADFTPVCTTELGRTAALMDAFTKRNVKVIAISVDPLDSHQEWVKDIEDTQHVTMNFPIIADENREVAELYDMIHPNVTEKTTVRTVFVIGPDKKVKLTLTYPPSTGRNFQEILRVIDSLQLTAYHSVATPADWIDGGDVVILPSVSNEEIPSKFPKGHQEIRPYLRMTPQPNVD